The Apostichopus japonicus isolate 1M-3 chromosome 14, ASM3797524v1, whole genome shotgun sequence region GACGTCATACAAAAAACAAATCTCCttgaaaacaataaagaacGACACCCTCTccatacatgcacacacatacacgcacccACAGACACACCCATAGAAACACAAAGAATCATAGAAAATAATTCACACTAAATAttgcatgtattttttttttggctttacttTATTCAATAAAGAATATGGTTTATGGTGAAGGTTACAGAAAACAGACAATTAAGCAATAATCTCAATAGCAAAATACAAGCAAGATAAAGAAAAGATGTTTCTGTTACTTTTTACAGCGACTTCACCGTCGTTATGTTTTGCCAATGTACGCCGAAAGCAGGTATAGTTCCACTGGGATCCCTGTTTAAACCCCCTGGCGTGAACAGAACGTAAATTTATAGAAAGCGATGCTAGACAGACAACTATAAACACTAGGAAAAACATCTGTCAGGCGATATTTGCTTCGTTTATCATGCTCTATGctacgaggggggggggggcaaaaggggaggcaggggcgtcaatccgaattgaatgtgtatgtgtgtgggggggtggggcataAATGACTGAACACGGGATAAAACCGAACGAGTCCGCGAGCGGCATGGCGTTAAGCCTTTACCGGGTGTGGTCCGGGGGCTCGCCTTACTGCATGGAAacttgatggtgccatgaattgccaacttgtcagctatccagtgatgggtagcgtttagctagtcagaacttctatctagacttcaAGACCACATTTATGagttagtgtgtaagtcaatggggaatttaataggcgtatgctaccatataCATGACGAGTAGTTAACATAAACCATGTGTTCTTTTTGAACGCCATTACTACAATACATGCTTAGAATCTTGAGGTTGCACACTATACTGACTAATTAAATCAGAAGATTTGAAATGATCGTATCACTAAACTAACTCAAAAAGCGCATACTGTGCAGGCGATCACATTATCGTTAGCCTACTTTAATTTAGGAAGTGGACATCTAACGGGGACAGCtgcccccttgcccccccccccacccgcaagCTACGGCCCTGTAGTTGGCATCagttaaaacacaaataaaatattttgtgaacttATGTacatacaagggcgtaggaaccggggggctggagggcgccagccccccagtgaaaaatatgggggggcggaagtatcattccgccccccgctccgcaagtcagaaaacccctttttcatttccaaatgagaaaaaaatctcatttggagcaccaaattgcatttaaggccaggtgaaaatgcaaaattctttacaaaatggagtgggagttgaagtgtgctatattgcaccaaattgcatctgaggccacctggaaatgcaaaaaaattccaaaggggagggggacaccccctccccttagacccctcccccaggccggccatcggtcttcagcccccccactcaaaagtactttccacGCCACTGTGTACATAACAACTAAACTAGAACTTGAGGTATAATGAGTAACATGGTTATAAAAGCATGACTATAGCAGCTTAGCACCATATATATGCATGTCTCAAAACTCCTAagaaatatgtaattatatcaaaaacacttaaaactaTTATGAGTAGCATTGCTAACCAATattaaaacagcaataactactaatctcatagcacaatgttttgagtaaattttaatgaaatgCACGGGACATGAAGAGCTTGGCAGGCCTAGCGCCTATATGCACGAGACAAACACTAAACTTGGGGGGGTTGATATTGTATCCCCACCCCTTCCGAAAGTCGGGTAGGGGTCGTGTCCACCATGATTGACGTCCCTCaagggaagaggggggggggtgtcagtAGGGGAACATTTTGTACATTAATTATTTTCAAGCTTTGCCACTATCATTAAATGCAAACTTTTCTTTTCAGCAACTCTATCGATCAATATATAGCTTTCGAAATCAATTCCTGCCACTATTGTCAACACTATACAAAAGAAAACTGTATTATTTTACAAGTTTAAGATgtactttaatattttacaactaactaactaactaattatccatctatctatctacctacctacctatctatTGTGTTAATGATATATGCATTTATCGGCAAATCACTTCCATGTCCTCTTGTATATGCTTAATGACATCATCATAATTTTACATAATACTAGTAGGCAATATACACGTGCACAAAAAAGTGCCTAAAAATTGACTTTCGTTGCACCTATATTGTACCAAGGATTGTAAGCTGAGAGTTGTAGAGGGATGTTCTGGGAATATATTCAGATATGTTTGATGCTTGGGGAGGTGTTAGTTTTCGAGTTAAAAAACGAACATGTGACGCTACAGTTAACGGTGTAAGATATTTATTAACTGCAGCAATTACTTTTCATAGCAACATGATATATATTCAAATGACTTCAGAGAACACACAGAGACCAAGGTTTGAACCATCAGAGATCCCGTGTCACAGTGTAAACatgggtgtgggggtgggggtggggggggggaggggtaggtaTAATGGTTATCGGTCATAAAGACCACTGAATCAAGTCTATACTCCCTCTTTCTTTCATGAACTTTTGAGACCTGACTTCCCATATGTTTATGAAGTGTCATCACGGTGAGAAATGGACTGACGATGAAGTATACCCATATATCAGTCTATACTTTGTTGTGCatcgctgttttttttttttttttggagactgATTGTCTAGCATTATTATGAGCTACAGAAACCAAtaccaaaaatgaaatgttcTGTGATTTTATAGAATCCCTTCTGATTACACTGGGATTGATATtcatggatcaaacatgaattttCCTCTGTTGAAAACTGTTGCACTTTTACACAGTTAAGAGACATTATGTACCGAATCAAAATGCTTAAAATTGCTACTTAGTGGCCTGCTCAGTTTTATACAGAACATACAGTATTCCTATCGATATAACCGTACTGATTTTGAATTGGATAGCTTTGAATTTGAACTGACTCAAGCAGTAACTTTTGTAATAAGTTCCTCGATAAAGAGTAACTGAAGACAACAGCTGCAGTTGCCTAACTCCTGAATATGCTGCGCACATAACttgcccgcccgcccgcccctcccccccccacctcaccccaatTTATTTTTACCGAAAAATAGTTAGCTCTCGTATCAACATAATTGTGTATGACGACGGTACTTTTCTAAATGGGAAAAAaagtttgtgggggggggggggtgggggcagcgCTCCCTACTCTGCTTAATGGATTTGGTGATTTTGTTGCAAAGATTTTAACTTTTtcaaaagtgtcaattttggtTTTCCTTCATGGCgtttttttgtggaaatgaGAAAACTATTGCACCCATATTGAATGAATATAATGagaacagtttttaacatttatttttcacTCACTATTTAGTAGAGTAACCCGGCTTTCTATAAGTAACTAGACCTATACAATACCATAATGACTATTAGTATTTGAGTAGGGTTACAGAAGAGTAGCATAGACTACGCAGTTTATTTGTAGGTTAGGCCTAGTGTTCATCGCAAATCTATACGTACTGTGATCAGTCGTAAATCCGGGGCTAGGCCTAGGTATTATAATAGCACCCTCTATCGTTTCTTTGAACCTGGTAACGAACGAACCACGATGTTATCTCGCTCAGTCTCAAGTCTGACTCAAGGTTTCGTAGTTACACCGTCTTCAATCGACATGAATGGTTCTGTTTCCTGGGATATTGAGATGAAAACGACCACCCTCGGACTCAGCTTTCTAACTTTTGGCACATTCTGGCATAAGTTTGCTAGCTTTTCTTTCGAGAATTTTTGACAACTTTCCATATGATTTCTTAGGAGTATGACATTTAATATAAAAGAGCGAAGTAAATTGGTCCGTAAGAAGACTGCTGTTTATTCCTAAAATAAACACTTCCCGAAGCATCAAACATCGAGAAATGCAATAGGACATTCGAAGGCACTAGAAGTTGAGTTTTAACCTAAGATATAGGGTGCAACGAAAGTGTAAGATATCGAGCCTGCTatgataagactataaaaagaaatatttaattggaatattataaaattgttttccgcacacgtgCATCATTTTATCAAGCATAAACAACTCAATTAAGATTATTATTCAGATAAGCGTATATATGATGAGAATATATCCAGAGGGGGTTggggtgtgggtgtgggggTTGGATGTGGTCATGGTGAGGGTGTAATATAAGGGCGATCCACAGTAGCAGTCCTTGTTGTGAATTAGGTTCGAAGAAACAGCCGTTGCAACAAAAGTGCCAAACCGATGATATAGACAAAATCTGCATGAAAGAAGAGGTTATAACTAATAAACTGAAAATATCGTACACTTGTATTTCTACGTTGCATTTACGAAGGAGCTTTATTTACTTATACGGAAATACCTaccatgaaaaaacaaaaactctcATTTAATGAGAGAACAATACCCGTATACGCTGGCACAATGGACACACGATAAGTGTCATACATAAGCGTCGGTCATTACAACAATGCTCCTGCATTAGTGTAGcctaatttattttaaatacgTTTTTTTTAGAACTTGACCTGTTGACCTGTGATTTaaatatcaagtatgaagtttACCCCAaaaaagagatgaaaaaaaaaacttttgcgGTAAggaatgataaaaacaaatgaaataaaattaaattaaattaaacaaaatttccCACCGAGAGCAGCTCTGTAATCGTTGGCCGTAAcacgattttttttaaagttttttttattccgATCATAATATTATTTCCTTATAGGTCTATTGCGTATTTATGAGCAGCAATCTGCTCAATATACATAGAATACCACACTTACCGCCCATAAGTCGAGCAGCTCTGTTATGGTCGTGGTCATGATCATGGTCATGGTCATGGTCGTGGTCGTGGTCATGGTCATGGTCATGGTCCACGCTCATTGATACATTGACACTATGAAACATGTCCGTTTTGCTCAGATTGATTCTTTCGTTACTAATGTACGGGTTCCTCCAGTGCCGTGTAGGATCACCTTCAAGGAAAGATGGGGACAAaaagaagtttttttcttttaaaatttctgaaaatttaGCATGACAAAATATCAAACCATGACAACCTtcgtgtcttttttttttaaattactattAATTAGTAGGTATTAATGAATTAATAAGTACACCAGGTGATGACACCGTCTGGAAACTCTGATATATGATATCATTACGCCCTCTCTCTCCACCGGCGGTACACACGGCAACAACAAATTGTGTGAGGGTACTCGACtccccccggccccccccccccacgtaaAACAAAGTGTCGAGTATAGCCTCATTTTAACGCGGCTTATCTTCAATGAATAATGCACTTGAAGTTTGGAACTTATAACATGGGCGGTAACGTACAACATTCGATGGGATCATTAGTCTTAAGAGGCTAtagcacccccccccttcccatccccttTTGCTCTGGGCCCTTGGGAGCTGCCAGATTGTCTGTAGGGTCTGCTCACCCGTGCTGGTTCCACTTTGCTGATCAAAATGATTCATCATTATTCTTGTATATCGTGTTATATCTAGCTATATGGTCATACGGGGGGAAATGTATTTTTACAACTGAAAATGGATACATTTTTGGTAGGTAAGGCTTCGAGAAGAAGAACATTGTagatattttaaaaacaataactTTTACCCACGAAAGCATGGACAAGTAAATCATAAGTCATTTATATTACCAGTTGAGCTGATGGGCCCAGTACCAAAGAAAAGGTACAGCGGACTGTTAAGGTCAAAGGTATTGGCTGCTCTGATTCCCGCTGGTATGGTGAAGGCACAGGAGAACAAGTTTTCGTTGAAAGATTCTTCAATTTTTCTCAGACCTGT contains the following coding sequences:
- the LOC139979506 gene encoding putative ferric-chelate reductase 1 isoform X1, with the translated sequence MTYIILCILSMVVTCWAHGHDHHGHDHHHETFCDMFSLNDTTCFNYPDECTGTPDAPCEITMRMSALEDDVFTFRLQGTFERDVTSGWVSVGFSSDRTMGSDEVIMCTRSESGTVEVIHRYNEGHTNLPKGETITGLRKIEESFNENLFSCAFTIPAGIRAANTFDLNSPLYLFFGTGPISSTGDPTRHWRNPYISNERINLSKTDMFHSVNVSMSVDHDHDHDHDHDHDHDHDHDHDHNRAARLMGDFVYIIGLALLLQRLFLRT